The following coding sequences are from one Veillonella rodentium window:
- a CDS encoding DUF445 domain-containing protein: MIHYIRSLTLKQRANGIFALTALLYCFVFIGQFFYDGESWYQPLYWAVQSALIGSVADWFAVTALFRKPLGFPYHTALIPRNKERLINGVIQLVKTKMLTKDRCLVLVGNIQFVPLFEKFLLSPEGQRAARLVIHQGLHLVWKSQSSAEWATWGANRIRTLLRKQSLVPALKHVLLDLCEHNRYESMVVQVLGVVQERMNHPAMVTWLTSVVAEEAHRKKRKGFFQDFFISVSEATDVINYKEMAEAIIQEVYAMLETWKHPNSPERTAWLRQWVTPIRNIEDNREVCAALDEAWERWIREQDWESIIENHLCPYIEELLLVGDENGETPAQVLVNIALELWNVYGKSEDLRNRIERTMHDIARYVLEQGYDLIETIIRQVLGGLSTDKFIYFIESKVEDDLSWIRINGAVVGAVAGLLTWIFLEYVYTPLWAQLTGL; the protein is encoded by the coding sequence ATGATTCATTACATCAGGTCACTCACGTTGAAACAGCGTGCTAACGGTATTTTTGCTTTAACGGCGCTCCTGTATTGCTTCGTTTTCATAGGACAATTTTTTTATGACGGTGAAAGCTGGTATCAGCCGTTGTATTGGGCGGTTCAGTCGGCGCTCATCGGCAGTGTGGCGGACTGGTTTGCGGTGACGGCGCTGTTTCGCAAGCCTCTGGGCTTTCCGTACCATACGGCGTTGATTCCGCGCAACAAGGAACGCCTCATCAATGGCGTCATTCAGCTGGTGAAAACGAAGATGCTCACGAAGGATCGATGCCTCGTTCTGGTCGGTAATATACAGTTTGTACCGCTTTTTGAGAAATTCCTTCTGTCCCCTGAGGGGCAGCGGGCGGCACGGCTCGTCATACATCAAGGGCTTCACCTGGTGTGGAAATCTCAATCTTCCGCGGAATGGGCCACATGGGGGGCGAATCGCATTCGCACGTTGTTGAGGAAACAATCCCTCGTGCCCGCCTTAAAACACGTTCTGCTCGATCTGTGTGAGCATAATCGCTATGAAAGCATGGTCGTGCAGGTTCTCGGTGTCGTTCAGGAACGTATGAATCATCCGGCGATGGTGACATGGCTCACCTCTGTTGTGGCGGAAGAGGCGCATCGTAAAAAGCGCAAGGGATTCTTTCAGGATTTCTTTATATCCGTATCGGAAGCGACGGATGTGATCAACTATAAGGAAATGGCGGAGGCCATCATTCAGGAAGTCTACGCCATGCTTGAAACATGGAAGCATCCGAACAGTCCGGAGCGGACGGCGTGGCTAAGACAATGGGTAACGCCGATTCGCAATATCGAGGACAATCGTGAGGTCTGTGCCGCCCTCGATGAAGCGTGGGAACGCTGGATTCGAGAGCAGGACTGGGAATCGATTATCGAAAATCATCTGTGCCCTTATATTGAGGAGTTGCTCCTCGTAGGGGATGAGAACGGCGAAACGCCGGCTCAGGTGCTCGTCAACATCGCGCTTGAACTGTGGAATGTATACGGCAAGTCCGAGGACTTGCGCAACCGTATTGAGCGAACCATGCATGATATCGCCCGATATGTGCTGGAGCAGGGCTATGATTTGATCGAGACCATCATCCGTCAGGTATTGGGCGGCCTCAGTACCGATAAGTTTATTTACTTTATCGAATCCAAGGTGGAAGACGATCTAAGCTGGATTCGCATTAACGGTGCCGTCGTAGGAGCCGTGGCGGGCTTGTTGACATGGATATTCCTGGAATATGTGTACACACCTCTATGGGCACAGTTAACGGGATTGTAA
- a CDS encoding DUF445 family protein, whose protein sequence is MIKTKPMATLLLSVMAIIFIISYPQRHDAFWAFVMHVSGAAMIGGLADWYAVTALFTKPLGIPFKTAILPRSKERLIQIGRTMLSEELLRIPQMYYAIKKERVMVRIVEYGVSEVGQNQIRNLLYGIGNQVLAHMDIEPMRQEINKAVYKGVSNWKATPLVILFGRCMLERHTASVFWLYFNRTCQRVISSNQIYPYLYRVMLDIMKRYTKNSFFRELAIAFGGHELSPERLVDTLQKKAVTFLKENESIDSTLGRYVWGQAIRFFNNLETNMEWQAFIEEHKDQWVRMILEEWEEKLIDGDTLDWHRLMDMVLERFNILCTEILLNPDKQAPFERFFLLRSIPWLQKLHPLIDRVVGQELSRYSSDEITHIVRGKMYYDLQMVRINGALVGAVLGGVFYGLTVFFKGVIG, encoded by the coding sequence ATGATAAAAACTAAACCGATGGCGACCTTACTATTGAGCGTCATGGCGATTATATTTATAATTTCATATCCTCAACGCCATGATGCATTCTGGGCCTTTGTGATGCATGTTTCGGGGGCCGCCATGATCGGTGGGCTCGCGGACTGGTATGCGGTGACGGCTCTTTTTACGAAGCCCTTGGGGATTCCTTTTAAAACGGCTATTTTACCGCGCAGCAAGGAGCGTTTGATTCAGATCGGTCGCACCATGCTCAGTGAGGAACTGTTGCGGATTCCTCAGATGTACTATGCCATCAAGAAGGAGCGCGTCATGGTGCGCATCGTCGAATACGGTGTGAGCGAAGTGGGGCAGAACCAGATCCGCAATCTCCTGTACGGCATAGGCAATCAGGTGTTGGCGCATATGGATATCGAACCGATGCGCCAGGAAATCAACAAGGCCGTTTATAAGGGCGTGTCCAACTGGAAGGCGACGCCGCTCGTTATCTTATTCGGCCGATGCATGTTGGAACGCCATACGGCGAGCGTGTTTTGGCTCTATTTCAATCGCACCTGTCAGCGCGTTATCTCTTCGAATCAGATATACCCATACTTGTATCGTGTCATGCTGGATATCATGAAGCGATACACGAAGAATTCCTTTTTCCGCGAGCTGGCCATCGCCTTTGGCGGTCATGAGCTTTCACCGGAGCGGCTGGTAGACACGTTGCAGAAAAAGGCGGTTACATTTCTCAAGGAAAACGAGTCCATCGACTCCACCTTGGGACGCTATGTATGGGGCCAGGCCATCAGATTTTTCAATAATCTGGAGACGAACATGGAATGGCAGGCTTTCATCGAAGAACATAAGGACCAGTGGGTGCGCATGATTCTCGAGGAATGGGAGGAAAAGCTCATCGACGGTGACACGTTGGACTGGCATCGCCTCATGGACATGGTGCTGGAACGATTTAACATCCTCTGTACGGAAATCCTCCTGAATCCCGATAAACAGGCGCCTTTTGAACGATTTTTCCTCCTTCGCAGCATTCCGTGGCTGCAGAAACTGCATCCTCTCATCGATCGCGTCGTAGGTCAGGAACTGTCCCGCTATTCGTCGGACGAGATTACGCATATCGTGCGCGGCAAAATGTATTACGACCTTCAGATGGTGCGTATTAACGGGGCCCTCGTCGGGGCCGTGCTGGGCGGCGTATTCTACGGCCTCACGGTATTTTTCAAGGGGGTGATAGGATGA
- a CDS encoding MBL fold metallo-hydrolase, translated as MMNITFLSHSGFLVDDGKRCYVFDYYKDPNNTVWQLAKRGRELWFFVSHIHQDHFNPSITEFDGPNTRYICHKDVPLEGKVKKCITMRPGQDAAMDDVGIHMYGSTDEGGSFYVKTNTANIDSDSIFHAGDLNWWHWLGDTPENNADAKRMAWREFKELEGLSVDVAMFPVDNRLEAAQEWGVIEFLRRVTVNKMLIPMHLNGPQWHPSIYFEALYPEVTIWHPQKDGDECTIA; from the coding sequence ATGATGAACATTACATTTTTATCGCATAGCGGCTTTCTCGTGGACGACGGAAAGCGATGCTATGTATTTGATTATTATAAGGATCCGAATAATACTGTATGGCAGCTGGCGAAGCGCGGTCGTGAGCTTTGGTTTTTTGTGAGCCATATTCATCAGGATCACTTCAATCCGTCCATCACGGAGTTTGATGGACCGAATACGCGTTATATCTGTCATAAGGATGTACCTCTCGAGGGAAAGGTTAAGAAATGTATCACCATGCGTCCCGGTCAGGATGCGGCGATGGATGATGTAGGCATTCATATGTACGGCAGCACCGATGAGGGCGGATCCTTTTACGTGAAGACGAACACGGCGAATATCGACTCCGACTCTATTTTCCATGCGGGCGATTTGAACTGGTGGCATTGGCTCGGCGATACGCCGGAAAACAATGCGGATGCAAAGCGCATGGCTTGGCGTGAGTTCAAGGAGCTGGAAGGTCTTTCCGTCGACGTGGCGATGTTCCCCGTGGATAATCGCCTGGAAGCGGCTCAAGAATGGGGCGTTATCGAGTTCTTGCGCCGCGTGACGGTCAACAAAATGCTCATTCCTATGCATTTGAACGGACCTCAATGGCATCCGTCCATTTATTTTGAAGCCCTCTATCCGGAGGTGACGATTTGGCATCCGCAGAAGGATGGCGATGAATGTACAATCGCTTAA
- a CDS encoding winged helix-turn-helix transcriptional regulator yields the protein MAEALVNVHDLVGRCPYATSQKLLGGKWALLIMHELSEGPVRFRELERRLYPITQATLTRALRQMEDDGLVHREVYSSIPPKVEYSLTEVGAGFKIVLASLETWGNQYIDYMKASGRI from the coding sequence ATGGCAGAAGCTTTGGTAAATGTTCACGATTTAGTGGGTCGTTGTCCATACGCAACGAGTCAAAAGTTATTGGGCGGTAAATGGGCACTGCTGATCATGCACGAATTATCTGAAGGTCCCGTACGTTTTCGCGAATTAGAACGGCGTTTGTATCCTATCACGCAGGCAACCTTGACCCGTGCATTGCGCCAGATGGAGGACGACGGACTCGTGCACCGCGAAGTGTACAGCTCTATTCCGCCGAAGGTCGAATACAGCCTCACCGAGGTGGGGGCGGGCTTTAAAATTGTTCTCGCATCTCTTGAAACATGGGGTAATCAATATATTGATTATATGAAGGCGTCAGGACGTATATAA
- a CDS encoding NAD(P)-dependent oxidoreductase encodes MNILVIGANGNAGRLIVEKALKAGHQVTGVVRREGAIEGIPTIVKDALQLTKQELTQFDVVINATSAFTPETYYLQTDLTLLLVKALANTDTRLIVVGGAGSLYVDEDHTLQLYDTPDFPADYLGLAKAQGNAIDILRKFSNVEWTFFSPAPIFDAEGPESNDYIIGNEEVIVNKDGKPYISYETFTQILVDEINNHKFSRQRFTAVQN; translated from the coding sequence ATGAATATTTTAGTAATCGGTGCCAATGGTAACGCAGGTCGTCTTATTGTAGAAAAAGCACTCAAAGCAGGTCATCAAGTAACGGGCGTTGTTCGTCGTGAAGGTGCAATTGAAGGCATTCCGACTATCGTAAAAGATGCATTGCAATTAACAAAACAGGAATTAACCCAATTTGACGTCGTGATAAATGCCACAAGTGCTTTCACTCCAGAAACCTACTATTTACAAACAGATTTGACCTTATTATTGGTAAAAGCATTAGCTAATACAGATACTCGCCTTATCGTAGTAGGCGGAGCCGGCAGCCTATATGTAGACGAAGATCACACGCTACAACTATACGATACACCGGATTTTCCTGCAGATTATTTAGGTCTTGCAAAAGCACAAGGCAACGCGATCGATATCTTACGTAAATTCAGCAATGTAGAGTGGACATTCTTCAGCCCTGCACCGATCTTTGATGCAGAAGGTCCGGAATCTAACGACTATATCATCGGTAATGAGGAAGTCATCGTAAATAAAGATGGTAAACCATATATTTCGTATGAAACTTTCACACAAATCCTGGTCGATGAAATCAACAACCACAAATTCAGTCGCCAACGTTTTACCGCAGTGCAAAACTAA
- the ygiD gene encoding 4,5-DOPA dioxygenase extradiol, which produces MKRMPTLFVGHGSPMMALEHTETTNTFKNIGQNIINNYGKPKAILAVSAHWYADGTYVQSAENPKQIYDMYGFPKELYEVVYPAKGDNNLTQKVQQLLGDDVSINDTWGIDHGMWTVLVHMFPDASIPVVQLSIHKNLSPEEAYQLGRRLQSLRTEGYLIIGSGNIVHNLRRLEWDNPSGTPAAIEFDRYIADAVLANDTDKVINYAQHPQANYAAPTPDHYLPLIYIMGAGENAKPTVFNQTYNSGSLSMTGFIFEDSI; this is translated from the coding sequence ATGAAACGCATGCCAACTCTATTCGTAGGCCACGGAAGTCCCATGATGGCCTTGGAACATACAGAAACGACAAATACTTTCAAAAATATAGGACAAAATATTATCAACAACTATGGTAAACCAAAAGCCATACTCGCCGTTTCCGCCCATTGGTACGCGGACGGCACCTATGTGCAAAGCGCCGAGAATCCGAAACAGATCTACGATATGTACGGATTTCCCAAAGAGCTATATGAGGTTGTCTATCCCGCCAAGGGCGATAACAACCTAACACAAAAAGTTCAGCAGTTACTGGGTGACGACGTTTCTATCAACGATACATGGGGCATCGATCACGGCATGTGGACCGTATTAGTTCACATGTTCCCTGATGCATCCATTCCCGTTGTGCAACTATCCATACATAAAAACCTGAGTCCTGAAGAAGCCTATCAACTAGGTAGAAGACTCCAATCATTGCGCACCGAAGGCTATCTCATCATAGGCAGCGGTAATATCGTTCACAATCTCAGGCGCCTGGAATGGGATAATCCATCCGGCACCCCTGCTGCGATTGAATTCGATCGATACATTGCCGATGCGGTCCTCGCGAACGATACGGATAAGGTCATCAATTATGCGCAGCATCCTCAAGCAAACTACGCTGCACCTACACCGGATCACTACCTCCCGTTAATTTATATTATGGGCGCCGGTGAAAATGCGAAACCCACTGTATTTAATCAAACCTATAATTCAGGATCCCTGTCGATGACGGGATTTATATTTGAAGATAGTATATAA
- a CDS encoding lactate utilization protein has translation MANTETTINAVVNPHTNDAPIDIEKTIRALERNNFVVHYFETGHEATAYLKSRIQHKRVALGDSHTLLELGVYDALCEVNEDVTDIHRPLPGESFRETALRTMGRAVFLTSVNALAQTGEMVNIDGTGNRIAASLFGSEEVFFVLGRNKITSDLASAIYRARNTAAPLNSRKNKKSSINPCAKLEEKCYDCSSPDRICNALTIYYKKMRNMQTMEVIIINEDLGF, from the coding sequence ATGGCAAATACAGAAACGACAATCAACGCAGTTGTCAATCCTCACACGAACGATGCGCCTATCGATATCGAAAAAACGATACGGGCCTTGGAGCGCAATAACTTCGTGGTCCATTATTTCGAGACCGGTCATGAGGCGACCGCATATCTGAAATCCCGCATTCAGCACAAGCGCGTGGCTCTCGGCGATTCGCACACCTTGTTGGAGCTCGGCGTCTACGATGCGCTCTGCGAGGTCAACGAGGATGTAACCGATATTCATCGTCCTCTCCCCGGTGAAAGCTTCCGCGAAACGGCACTCCGCACGATGGGACGCGCCGTATTCCTCACCTCCGTCAATGCCCTGGCACAAACAGGTGAAATGGTCAATATTGACGGCACCGGTAATCGTATTGCCGCCTCGCTGTTCGGCTCTGAGGAAGTGTTTTTCGTACTTGGCCGCAACAAGATTACATCGGATTTAGCATCCGCCATTTACCGCGCCCGTAATACGGCGGCACCGCTCAACAGCAGGAAAAACAAGAAAAGTTCGATTAATCCATGCGCAAAACTGGAAGAAAAATGCTACGACTGCAGTTCTCCCGATCGCATCTGCAATGCATTGACCATCTACTATAAAAAGATGCGCAACATGCAGACAATGGAAGTCATCATAATCAATGAGGACCTGGGTTTCTAA